A genomic window from Archaeoglobus profundus DSM 5631 includes:
- a CDS encoding ribbon-helix-helix protein, CopG family yields the protein MKMFGKDELREKTKKRGNSFTLSDAHMQKVYELAEIFGVSPSEIIRRAIDEYYISMMERLSKIREY from the coding sequence ATGAAGATGTTCGGAAAGGATGAGTTAAGAGAGAAGACGAAAAAGAGAGGAAACAGCTTTACGCTGAGCGATGCACACATGCAGAAGGTATACGAACTTGCGGAGATTTTTGGAGTATCGCCATCTGAGATTATAAGACGAGCTATCGACGAATACTACATCTCGATGATGGAACGTCTTTCAAAGATCAGAGAGTATTAG